One Cryobacterium psychrophilum DNA segment encodes these proteins:
- a CDS encoding ornithine cyclodeaminase, with protein MVRFVDVANMTKWIAQDGVEPIITGMVDYLEQDFLRWELFDKTSRVPSHSDSGVIELMPTSDGDTYAFKYVNGHPLNPSRGFQTVTAFGVLANVSNGYPTFWSEMTLLTALRTGATSAMVARLLARPDSSTLALIGAGTQSEFQALAFRAILGITEIRIWDTDPAAMEKFARNMAPLGFDIVVATSAREAVRGADIVTTCTADKANATIVTNDMIEPGMHLNAIGGDCPGKTELDAEILRRATVFVEFPPQTRVEGEIQQLDADSPITELWQVMAGRAAGRTSAEQVTVFDSVGFAIEDFSALRYVRDAVDGTGFYDEVDLIANPADPKDLFGLVTAAAPVLV; from the coding sequence ATGGTGCGCTTCGTAGATGTGGCAAATATGACCAAGTGGATCGCCCAGGATGGCGTCGAACCGATCATCACCGGCATGGTCGACTATCTTGAACAGGACTTTCTGCGCTGGGAACTCTTTGACAAGACCTCGCGCGTGCCGAGCCACTCGGATTCCGGTGTGATCGAACTCATGCCCACGAGCGATGGTGACACGTACGCCTTCAAGTACGTCAACGGTCACCCGCTCAACCCGAGTCGCGGTTTTCAGACCGTGACCGCTTTCGGTGTCCTCGCGAACGTTTCCAACGGTTACCCCACCTTCTGGTCGGAGATGACACTCCTGACGGCGCTGCGCACGGGCGCCACGAGTGCCATGGTTGCCAGGCTCCTGGCGCGCCCCGATTCGAGCACGTTGGCCCTCATCGGCGCCGGAACGCAGTCCGAGTTCCAGGCCCTGGCGTTCCGCGCCATTCTCGGCATCACCGAGATTCGAATCTGGGACACCGACCCCGCCGCGATGGAGAAGTTCGCGCGCAACATGGCGCCGCTCGGATTCGACATTGTTGTGGCCACGAGCGCCCGTGAAGCTGTTCGCGGAGCCGACATCGTCACCACGTGCACGGCGGACAAGGCAAACGCCACCATCGTCACGAATGACATGATCGAACCCGGCATGCACCTCAATGCCATTGGGGGCGACTGCCCGGGCAAAACAGAACTCGACGCCGAGATTCTGCGCCGAGCAACCGTGTTTGTTGAGTTCCCGCCGCAGACTCGCGTCGAGGGTGAGATTCAGCAGCTCGACGCGGACTCACCCATCACCGAGCTCTGGCAGGTCATGGCCGGACGTGCCGCCGGACGCACCTCGGCCGAACAGGTGACGGTTTTCGATTCCGTGGGCTTCGCGATCGAAGACTTCTCGGCGCTGCGCTACGTGCGTGATGCCGTTGATGGCACGGGGTTCTATGACGAGGTCGACCTCATCGCCAACCCCGCGGACCCGAAGGACCTCTTCGGGCTCGTGACTGCAGCAGCGCCCGTCCTCGTCTAA
- a CDS encoding DUF3263 domain-containing protein: MLEPAPAVAGRTERDLAILVFEKKWWRSAGAKEEAIRAEFALSAARYYQLLAVVIDSPWALAQDPMLVKRLRRMREARASARAGRSLSAYDQ; the protein is encoded by the coding sequence GTGCTTGAACCGGCCCCCGCCGTGGCCGGCCGGACCGAACGAGACCTGGCCATTCTTGTCTTCGAGAAAAAATGGTGGCGAAGCGCCGGCGCCAAGGAAGAAGCCATCCGGGCCGAATTTGCGCTGTCGGCTGCCCGGTACTACCAACTTTTGGCCGTCGTGATCGATTCACCATGGGCCCTTGCCCAGGATCCGATGCTCGTCAAACGATTGCGGCGGATGCGTGAGGCTCGCGCGTCAGCACGAGCTGGTCGTTCCCTCAGCGCTTACGATCAGTAG
- the ctlX gene encoding citrulline utilization hydrolase CtlX: MSAQAPSAVLLVRPHHFHPNPQTQADNSFQSAAVPGTDLSLAGRAYDEVSLVAATLQEHGVTVHLFDDAHDASPDSVFPNNWFSTHAGGHVALYPMYAPNRRTERRPDVIELLKERYRVQDVIDYSGLEHDGIYLEGTGAMVLDHVSRVAYVARSHRADPIALERFCTNFGYEPMVFDAVDEAGVACYHTNVMMCIGTDFAFIGLDMITSASRRREIESRLAAPGRTVISLSQAQIRNFVGNAIELHGSEGRILALSKRAFTALAPEQLAIIEKSAQVVPLDVPTIELAGGSVRCMIAGIHLESRSPRTPAVAEAGVRTLSA, translated from the coding sequence ATGTCCGCTCAGGCGCCCAGCGCCGTCCTCCTCGTTCGCCCGCACCACTTTCACCCCAACCCGCAGACGCAGGCCGACAATTCCTTTCAGAGCGCCGCCGTGCCAGGGACAGACCTGTCCCTGGCCGGCCGCGCCTACGACGAAGTCTCGCTCGTGGCCGCGACGCTGCAGGAGCATGGGGTGACCGTGCACCTCTTCGACGACGCTCACGACGCGTCGCCGGACAGTGTCTTCCCCAACAACTGGTTCTCCACGCACGCGGGCGGGCACGTGGCTCTGTACCCCATGTACGCGCCGAACCGGCGCACCGAACGCCGGCCCGACGTGATCGAGCTGCTCAAGGAGCGCTACCGCGTTCAAGACGTCATCGACTATTCCGGGCTTGAGCACGACGGCATCTACCTCGAAGGCACCGGTGCCATGGTGCTCGACCATGTGAGCCGAGTGGCCTATGTGGCACGCTCACACCGGGCAGACCCCATCGCCCTCGAGCGGTTCTGCACGAACTTCGGTTACGAGCCCATGGTCTTTGACGCCGTGGACGAAGCGGGCGTGGCCTGCTACCACACGAATGTCATGATGTGCATTGGCACGGATTTCGCGTTCATCGGTCTTGACATGATCACCTCCGCCAGCCGGCGGCGGGAGATCGAGTCGCGGTTGGCTGCTCCAGGCCGTACCGTCATCAGCCTCAGCCAGGCTCAGATTCGCAACTTTGTGGGCAACGCGATTGAGCTCCACGGCTCGGAGGGACGCATCCTGGCACTGTCCAAGCGGGCATTCACCGCCCTGGCTCCCGAGCAACTGGCCATCATCGAAAAGTCGGCGCAGGTCGTACCGCTCGATGTGCCCACGATCGAGCTTGCCGGCGGATCCGTGCGTTGTATGATCGCAGGTATCCACCTGGAGTCGCGTTCCCCGCGCACTCCGGCCGTCGCTGAAGCGGGTGTGCGCACGCTCAGCGCCTGA
- a CDS encoding nitroreductase family protein, with translation MRTRRSHSQVTAIAPSHAELLPLVAAAARAADHASLRPWRLIELRGDARDRLGQAFVQAAGLTGDAALKQAGKPLRAGLLLAIVACRQPSEKVEEWEQEAAAAGVAHLLTLLLSEAGWGVMWRSGPYTRADAVRRMHGLRDSEQLLGWLYVGAVPADCKPAHRTPIDPNEYLSAL, from the coding sequence GTGCGGACTCGACGGTCGCACTCCCAGGTCACCGCGATCGCGCCCAGCCACGCCGAGCTCCTGCCGCTCGTGGCCGCGGCCGCGAGAGCGGCCGATCATGCCTCACTGCGCCCCTGGCGGTTGATCGAGCTGCGCGGCGACGCCCGCGACCGTCTCGGTCAGGCGTTCGTGCAAGCCGCCGGGCTGACCGGCGATGCGGCGCTCAAACAGGCGGGCAAGCCTTTGCGCGCCGGGCTTCTGCTCGCCATCGTGGCCTGTCGGCAGCCGAGCGAGAAGGTCGAGGAGTGGGAGCAGGAGGCCGCGGCCGCCGGGGTCGCACATCTGCTGACGCTGCTGCTCAGTGAAGCGGGCTGGGGTGTCATGTGGCGCAGCGGCCCGTACACCAGGGCCGACGCCGTGCGCCGCATGCATGGGCTCCGTGACTCAGAGCAGTTGCTCGGCTGGCTCTATGTTGGCGCCGTGCCCGCCGATTGCAAGCCGGCCCACCGCACTCCGATCGACCCGAACGAGTACCTGAGCGCGCTCTAG
- a CDS encoding cold-shock protein yields the protein MANGTVKWFNAEKGFGFITVDGGGQDVFVHYSAIDMSGYKVLEEGQHVIFEVGAGAKGPQAESVRPN from the coding sequence ATGGCGAACGGAACCGTGAAGTGGTTCAACGCTGAAAAGGGCTTCGGCTTCATCACCGTGGATGGAGGAGGACAAGACGTTTTCGTCCACTACTCCGCCATCGACATGAGCGGATATAAGGTACTCGAAGAAGGCCAGCACGTTATCTTCGAGGTCGGCGCAGGAGCCAAGGGTCCCCAGGCTGAATCGGTTCGTCCGAACTAG
- a CDS encoding Lrp/AsnC family transcriptional regulator codes for MSTLDDLDRRLLALLRVNARESVASLARHLEVTRSTVTARLDRLQHSGTVVGFSVRVREDRDPSSIRAITLLEVEGRSTDAVIRKLRGFSEVHALHTTNGGWDLVAELRTDTLGNFDSLLGRIRSVEGIVNSETSLLLSSVLV; via the coding sequence ATGTCGACCCTTGATGATCTGGACCGCCGCCTGCTCGCGCTCCTCCGGGTGAACGCGCGGGAGTCCGTGGCGAGCCTTGCCCGCCACCTCGAGGTGACCCGGTCGACCGTGACCGCACGCCTCGACCGCCTCCAGCACTCGGGAACGGTCGTCGGCTTCTCCGTTCGAGTCCGAGAAGACCGGGACCCGTCCTCCATCCGCGCCATCACGCTCCTCGAAGTCGAGGGCCGAAGCACCGACGCCGTCATTCGCAAGCTGCGCGGGTTCTCCGAGGTGCACGCCCTGCACACCACAAACGGCGGCTGGGACCTCGTGGCGGAACTACGAACCGACACCCTCGGCAACTTCGACAGCCTGCTGGGTCGCATCCGCTCGGTCGAAGGCATCGTCAACAGCGAGACGAGCCTGCTGCTCAGCTCTGTGCTCGTATGA
- a CDS encoding DMT family transporter, with protein sequence MTELKPRPILRDQVTATRPVLPVWLAVVFSVLIGALYAVQSRVNGELGVQIGDGFSAAAISFGSGLVILCVCMLLWPAGRRGLTRVGEAVRSRDLSWWQLFGGVSGAFFVLSQGLTASLLGIALFTVAIVAGQTVSGLLMDRFGIGPGGRRPLTATKIIGVVVALVAVAWTVSGQLKGDVPLWMLWLPLAAGIAQGWQQAVNGHVRIRARSALTATFLNFLTGTIALVIAAVVHGFVGDFPTSLPTAPWLYLGGAIGCIFIAGAAVVVRTTGVLLLGLSIVAGQLLCALAIDLIAPTSGHPLNVETVGGSMLALAAVVIVGFRWQLLGRRPAPPA encoded by the coding sequence GTGACCGAACTCAAGCCGCGCCCCATTCTGCGTGATCAGGTTACAGCGACCCGGCCGGTTCTTCCGGTGTGGCTCGCCGTGGTCTTTTCGGTGCTTATCGGCGCACTCTACGCGGTGCAGTCCCGCGTCAATGGCGAGCTGGGGGTGCAGATCGGCGACGGATTCTCCGCCGCCGCGATCTCCTTCGGCTCCGGGCTGGTGATCCTGTGTGTCTGCATGCTGCTCTGGCCCGCGGGGCGGCGCGGACTCACCAGGGTCGGGGAGGCCGTGCGCTCCAGGGACCTGTCCTGGTGGCAGCTGTTCGGCGGTGTCTCCGGCGCGTTCTTCGTGCTGTCGCAGGGCCTCACCGCTTCGTTGCTCGGTATTGCCCTCTTCACAGTGGCGATCGTTGCCGGCCAGACGGTGAGCGGCCTGCTCATGGATCGTTTCGGCATTGGGCCCGGTGGACGGCGCCCGCTCACCGCGACCAAGATAATCGGCGTGGTCGTTGCGCTGGTCGCCGTGGCCTGGACCGTATCCGGCCAGCTGAAAGGCGACGTGCCGCTGTGGATGCTCTGGCTCCCGCTCGCGGCCGGAATCGCACAGGGGTGGCAGCAGGCCGTGAACGGGCACGTGCGCATCCGTGCCCGCAGCGCCCTCACCGCGACATTTCTCAACTTTCTGACCGGGACCATCGCGCTCGTCATCGCCGCGGTGGTACACGGTTTCGTCGGCGACTTTCCGACGTCGCTCCCGACCGCCCCGTGGCTCTACCTCGGCGGCGCCATCGGGTGCATCTTCATCGCGGGCGCGGCCGTGGTCGTGCGCACGACCGGGGTGCTGCTCCTCGGACTCTCCATCGTCGCTGGACAGCTGCTCTGCGCGCTGGCCATTGATCTGATTGCGCCCACGTCGGGGCATCCGCTCAACGTCGAAACCGTTGGGGGATCGATGCTTGCTCTGGCCGCCGTGGTGATCGTGGGCTTTCGCTGGCAGCTCCTGGGCCGCCGACCCGCGCCGCCGGCCTAG
- a CDS encoding DUF3048 domain-containing protein, which yields MAPTPTASGWESTYAEPAPIELAPLRGTEVTAGTLAHPSLAAKIDNHVAARPQIGLERTDIVFEELVEGGITRYVAVWQSDVPDEIGPVRSIRPMDPDIMSPFGGIGAYSGGAPAFLDMIRVAPVFNASFDEDTTGLFSRISTKSAPHNVVLKASEMVSRHGDLPAPARQFGYAPSVAASSAMVDGTPISAINMRFSPVRWPSWSWDAAGQSYLRSQEGAPDLDGNGAQLKSTNVLTLRVAIDNTYGAIPKTTMIGSGEASVSTGGQTLSATWAKDSRDDPIRFADANGVTIRLAPGNTWIELVPIDQGSVELLP from the coding sequence GTGGCACCAACTCCCACCGCATCCGGTTGGGAATCGACCTATGCCGAGCCAGCGCCCATTGAACTGGCGCCATTGCGCGGGACTGAGGTCACCGCCGGAACCCTCGCGCATCCGTCACTCGCGGCCAAGATCGACAATCACGTAGCTGCTCGGCCCCAAATCGGACTCGAGCGCACTGACATCGTCTTCGAAGAACTCGTCGAGGGCGGCATTACCCGGTACGTGGCCGTATGGCAGTCAGATGTACCCGACGAGATCGGCCCGGTGCGGTCCATCCGGCCGATGGACCCCGACATCATGTCGCCGTTCGGCGGTATCGGAGCGTACTCCGGAGGAGCGCCAGCCTTTCTGGACATGATCAGGGTCGCGCCCGTGTTCAATGCCAGCTTTGACGAGGACACGACCGGACTGTTCTCACGCATCAGTACTAAGTCTGCGCCGCACAACGTGGTGCTCAAGGCGAGTGAAATGGTGAGTCGTCACGGTGACCTTCCCGCGCCGGCGCGACAGTTCGGCTACGCGCCGTCCGTCGCGGCTTCCTCAGCGATGGTGGACGGCACCCCCATCTCGGCCATTAACATGCGATTCTCCCCGGTGCGCTGGCCGAGTTGGAGCTGGGATGCCGCGGGCCAGTCCTACCTGCGTTCCCAGGAGGGTGCCCCCGACCTCGACGGTAACGGTGCGCAGCTGAAGTCGACGAACGTCCTCACCCTGCGCGTGGCGATCGACAACACGTATGGCGCCATCCCCAAGACGACGATGATCGGCTCGGGGGAGGCATCCGTTTCGACCGGGGGCCAGACGCTCAGCGCTACCTGGGCGAAGGACTCGCGGGACGATCCCATTCGTTTCGCCGACGCCAACGGGGTCACCATTCGACTCGCGCCGGGAAACACCTGGATCGAGCTCGTGCCCATCGATCAGGGATCGGTCGAGCTGTTGCCGTGA
- the groL gene encoding chaperonin GroEL (60 kDa chaperone family; promotes refolding of misfolded polypeptides especially under stressful conditions; forms two stacked rings of heptamers to form a barrel-shaped 14mer; ends can be capped by GroES; misfolded proteins enter the barrel where they are refolded when GroES binds) has product MAKIIAFNEEARRGLERGLNILADTVKVTLGPRGRNVVLEKKWGAPTITNDGVSIAKEIELDDPYEKIGAELVKEVAKKTDDVAGDGTTTATVLAQALVREGLRNVAAGADPISLKRGIEKATAAVIVELIANAKEVETKEEIAATASISAGDPEIGAIIAEAIDKVGKEGVVTVEESNTFGTELELTEGMRFDKGFLSAYFVTDADRQEVVFEDCYILIVNSKVSNIKDLLPIVDKVIQTGKQLLIIAEDVDGEALATLVVNKIRGIFKSVAVKAPGFGDRRKAQLQDIAILTGGQVISEEVGLKLENVTLDLLGNARKIVITKDETTIVEGAGDVEAIAGRVQQIRSEIENTDSDYDREKLQERLAKLAGGVAVIKAGAATEVELKERKHRIEDAVRNAKAAVEEGIVAGGGVALIQAGKTAFEKLELTGDEATGANIVRVAIDAPLKQIALNAGMEPGVVADKVRNLPIGWGLNAATGEYVDMLAAGINDPVKVTRSALLNAASIAGLFLTTEAVVADKPEKNAAPAGDPTGGMDF; this is encoded by the coding sequence ATGGCAAAAATCATTGCATTCAATGAAGAGGCCCGTCGTGGGCTTGAGCGCGGCTTGAACATTCTCGCCGACACCGTCAAGGTCACCCTCGGCCCGCGCGGCCGTAACGTCGTTCTGGAGAAGAAGTGGGGCGCCCCCACGATCACCAACGACGGCGTCTCCATCGCCAAGGAGATCGAGCTCGACGACCCGTACGAGAAGATCGGTGCGGAGCTCGTCAAAGAGGTCGCCAAGAAGACTGACGACGTAGCCGGCGACGGTACCACCACCGCGACCGTGCTCGCCCAGGCACTCGTCCGCGAAGGCCTGCGTAACGTCGCAGCCGGCGCCGACCCCATCAGCCTCAAGCGCGGCATCGAGAAGGCAACTGCTGCCGTCATCGTCGAGCTCATCGCCAACGCGAAAGAGGTTGAGACCAAGGAAGAGATCGCGGCAACCGCATCCATCTCTGCCGGCGACCCCGAGATCGGCGCCATCATCGCCGAGGCCATCGACAAGGTCGGCAAGGAAGGTGTTGTCACCGTTGAGGAGTCGAACACATTCGGCACCGAGCTTGAGCTGACCGAGGGCATGCGCTTCGACAAGGGCTTCCTCTCCGCGTACTTCGTGACCGACGCCGACCGTCAGGAAGTGGTCTTCGAAGACTGCTACATCCTGATCGTCAACTCCAAGGTCTCGAACATCAAGGACCTGCTCCCCATCGTGGACAAGGTCATCCAGACTGGCAAGCAGCTCCTCATCATTGCCGAGGACGTCGACGGCGAGGCCCTGGCCACGCTCGTTGTGAACAAGATCCGTGGCATCTTCAAGTCGGTTGCCGTCAAGGCTCCGGGCTTCGGAGACCGTCGCAAGGCTCAGCTTCAGGACATCGCCATCCTCACGGGTGGACAGGTCATCTCTGAAGAGGTCGGCCTCAAGCTCGAGAACGTGACCCTCGACCTGCTCGGTAACGCTCGCAAGATCGTTATCACCAAGGACGAGACCACGATCGTTGAGGGTGCCGGCGACGTCGAGGCGATTGCCGGACGCGTTCAGCAGATCCGCAGCGAGATCGAGAACACCGACAGCGACTACGACCGTGAGAAGCTCCAGGAGCGTCTCGCCAAGCTTGCTGGCGGAGTTGCCGTCATCAAGGCCGGCGCCGCAACGGAGGTTGAGCTCAAGGAGCGCAAGCACCGCATTGAGGACGCCGTTCGTAACGCGAAGGCCGCCGTCGAAGAGGGCATCGTCGCCGGTGGTGGCGTTGCGCTCATCCAGGCCGGCAAGACCGCATTCGAGAAGCTGGAGCTCACGGGCGACGAGGCAACGGGTGCGAACATCGTGCGCGTCGCCATCGATGCTCCGCTTAAGCAGATCGCCCTCAACGCCGGCATGGAGCCGGGCGTTGTCGCCGACAAGGTTCGCAACCTGCCGATCGGTTGGGGCCTCAACGCCGCGACCGGTGAGTACGTTGACATGCTCGCTGCCGGCATCAATGACCCGGTGAAGGTCACCCGCTCCGCGCTGCTCAACGCAGCGTCGATCGCGGGCCTGTTCCTCACCACCGAGGCCGTTGTCGCTGACAAGCCGGAGAAGAACGCGGCTCCGGCCGGCGACCCCACCGGTGGCATGGACTTCTAA
- the msrB gene encoding peptide-methionine (R)-S-oxide reductase MsrB, with protein MDHEVTKSDAQWREELTPEKYAVLREAGTERPWTGELLDEGRSGIYTCGACNAELFKSGTKFDSGCGWPSFYESVRPEAVELIEDRSLGTVRTEVRCAACGSHLGHVFDDGFGTPTGDRYCMNSVSLNFTPAE; from the coding sequence ATGGACCACGAAGTCACGAAGTCAGACGCACAATGGCGCGAAGAACTCACCCCCGAGAAGTACGCGGTACTTCGTGAAGCCGGAACCGAGCGCCCGTGGACCGGTGAGCTGCTCGACGAAGGCCGCTCCGGCATCTACACCTGCGGCGCCTGCAACGCCGAACTGTTCAAGAGCGGCACCAAGTTCGATTCAGGATGCGGCTGGCCCAGCTTCTACGAATCCGTGCGGCCGGAAGCGGTTGAGCTCATTGAAGATCGTTCACTCGGCACCGTTCGCACCGAGGTGCGCTGCGCCGCCTGTGGTTCGCATCTCGGACACGTTTTCGACGACGGATTCGGCACCCCCACCGGTGACCGCTACTGCATGAACTCCGTCTCGCTCAACTTCACGCCCGCCGAATAA
- a CDS encoding LytR C-terminal domain-containing protein yields MPTHDVKDRFDHVPHDLHRVGAHRAPGRKGRGWVAFWWALAATIVLIGVGVVGILSLNDRLSFTVPGSSPSATSTETATPSETPAPTAVATVAPELSVTVLNGSSSNGVAASASQTLTDAGWNVGATSNANVQDQPTTIVYYADASLEGAALGIAQSIPGAQVLLANDFVDSGGDLTVVVGNDYVIP; encoded by the coding sequence ATGCCCACTCATGACGTAAAAGACCGCTTCGACCACGTTCCGCATGACCTTCACAGGGTGGGCGCTCATCGAGCCCCCGGCCGCAAGGGGCGCGGTTGGGTGGCGTTCTGGTGGGCACTCGCAGCGACCATCGTGCTCATCGGCGTCGGCGTCGTCGGTATCCTGTCGTTGAACGACCGCCTCAGCTTCACCGTCCCCGGCTCCTCCCCGTCGGCGACCTCCACCGAGACCGCAACGCCGTCGGAGACACCGGCACCGACCGCTGTCGCGACGGTGGCCCCCGAACTCTCGGTGACGGTGCTCAACGGCTCCTCGTCGAACGGTGTGGCGGCGTCCGCTTCACAGACCCTGACGGATGCCGGCTGGAATGTGGGTGCCACGAGCAATGCCAACGTCCAGGACCAGCCGACCACAATCGTCTACTACGCCGACGCCTCGCTCGAGGGAGCCGCGCTCGGGATCGCGCAGTCGATCCCGGGGGCGCAGGTTCTGCTGGCGAATGATTTCGTCGATTCCGGCGGGGACCTGACCGTCGTCGTCGGCAACGATTACGTCATTCCGTAG